In a genomic window of Spirosoma agri:
- a CDS encoding SDR family oxidoreductase has protein sequence MTTVLNTFSLAGKLALVTGCKRGIGKAMAEALAEAGADIIGVSANLERDGSAVSQAVEQLGRKFYAYQADFGNRESLYAFIKQVKNDHPVVDILVNNAGTILRKPVAEHPDEYWDEVIAINQTAQFILTREIGKDMVERGRGNVVFTASLLTFQGGVNVPGYAASKGAIGSMVKAFANEWASKGVNVNAIAPGYIATDNTEALRADPARSKSILDRIPAARWGEPDDFKGPIVFLASDAARYVHGTILTVDGGWMGR, from the coding sequence ATGACTACCGTACTCAATACATTTTCGCTGGCCGGAAAACTGGCACTTGTTACTGGCTGCAAACGGGGTATTGGCAAAGCTATGGCGGAAGCACTAGCCGAAGCCGGGGCCGACATTATTGGTGTTTCGGCGAATCTCGAACGGGACGGGAGTGCTGTTTCACAAGCGGTGGAGCAACTTGGCCGTAAATTCTACGCCTATCAGGCTGATTTTGGTAATCGGGAATCCCTCTACGCCTTTATCAAACAGGTGAAGAATGACCATCCAGTCGTCGATATTCTGGTCAACAATGCCGGGACGATCTTACGCAAACCAGTCGCCGAACACCCCGACGAGTATTGGGACGAGGTGATTGCGATCAACCAGACGGCTCAGTTTATTCTCACCCGCGAGATTGGCAAGGATATGGTCGAGCGGGGGCGTGGTAACGTGGTTTTTACGGCGTCGCTGCTGACGTTTCAGGGTGGTGTCAATGTGCCGGGTTATGCGGCCAGCAAAGGAGCGATCGGTAGTATGGTCAAGGCATTCGCCAACGAGTGGGCGTCGAAAGGGGTCAACGTCAACGCCATTGCGCCCGGCTATATAGCAACCGATAATACCGAAGCCCTCCGTGCTGATCCGGCGCGGAGTAAATCCATTCTCGACCGCATTCCGGCGGCCCGCTGGGGTGAACCCGACGATTTCAAAGGACCCATCGTTTTCCTGGCGTCCGATGCGGCCCGCTATGTTCACGGCACCATTCTTACCGTCGATGGTGGCTGGATGGGCCGCTAA
- the kduI gene encoding 5-dehydro-4-deoxy-D-glucuronate isomerase, whose protein sequence is MQTELTTRTGNQGGQELVFESRYATSPNEVKGMNTDQLRQNFLIGKLFVADQFQWVLSFFDRYLTGGIMPIEGPVTLTTPDQLKAAYFLERRELGIINVGRSGQVVVDGERIDLDYKEALYIGQGTRDVQFISHEAATPAKFYLNSTPATRNYPTRKVSRTDAEVVELGSMETANHRVINKLLVNSVLPTCQLQMGMTELKTGSVWNTMPAHTHDRRMEVYFYFEVPDNQAVCHFMGQPQETRHIWMQNEQAVISPNWSIHAGAGTSNYTFIWGMAGENLDYSDMDFCAITDLK, encoded by the coding sequence ATGCAAACTGAACTGACAACACGCACAGGCAATCAGGGTGGGCAGGAACTGGTTTTTGAGAGCCGGTATGCCACATCGCCCAATGAAGTAAAAGGGATGAATACCGACCAGCTTCGGCAGAATTTCCTCATCGGGAAGTTGTTCGTCGCCGATCAGTTCCAGTGGGTGCTGTCCTTCTTCGATCGGTATCTGACGGGTGGTATCATGCCGATAGAGGGCCCCGTAACGCTAACGACTCCCGACCAGCTAAAAGCGGCCTATTTTCTGGAACGGCGCGAACTCGGTATCATCAACGTGGGGCGGTCGGGCCAGGTTGTGGTCGATGGAGAACGCATCGATCTGGACTATAAGGAAGCGTTATACATCGGTCAGGGAACCCGAGATGTCCAGTTCATATCGCATGAGGCCGCTACGCCCGCCAAGTTTTACCTGAATTCGACACCCGCTACCAGAAATTATCCCACCCGCAAAGTGTCGCGGACCGATGCGGAGGTTGTGGAGTTGGGAAGCATGGAAACTGCCAACCATCGTGTAATCAATAAGTTGCTTGTCAACAGTGTATTGCCAACCTGTCAGTTGCAGATGGGCATGACCGAGCTGAAAACGGGTAGCGTTTGGAATACGATGCCCGCCCATACGCATGATCGACGTATGGAAGTCTACTTTTATTTTGAGGTGCCCGACAACCAGGCCGTCTGTCATTTTATGGGTCAGCCCCAGGAAACCCGCCACATCTGGATGCAGAATGAGCAGGCTGTTATCTCACCGAACTGGTCGATTCACGCCGGGGCCGGCACGTCGAACTATACGTTCATCTGGGGCATGGCTGGCGAAAATCTCGACTACAGCGACATGGATTTCTGCGCGATTACTGATTTAAAATAA
- the fucP gene encoding L-fucose:H+ symporter permease produces the protein MQATPVSGQTKPATFTDSKYLITLIFVTSLFMFWGIAITMGDVLNKHFQHVLSLTKTQSAFVQFAIFGAYFVMGIPAGLFMKRFGYKNGVLLGLSLFAAGSFLFVPAAAAASFTYFGIALFILGCGISTLETVAHPFVASLGDQRTSDQRINFAQAFNALGAIIGPAIGSYFLLRNNTEGSTDLTSVKTLYIVIGSVIATIAILFSFVKVPALTDPHAAVADPEAANVDVEPGKSLFAHKHFIWAVIAQFFNVAAQGGTWAFFINYGHEKMGFTDELAGRYMILFMALMLAGRFVGTFLMRVIAPHSLLAIFAACNVVMCLIITQSFGWPSFIALLMLNFFFSIMFPTIFSLGLKNLGAHTQQASSFISMGVVGGAIFPFLMGLAAEKDVANAYYLPIICYAVIFLFGAKFYKVK, from the coding sequence ATGCAGGCAACACCCGTATCTGGCCAAACGAAGCCAGCCACATTTACCGACAGTAAATACCTGATCACCTTAATCTTCGTTACGTCACTGTTCATGTTCTGGGGGATCGCCATTACGATGGGCGATGTGTTGAACAAGCACTTTCAGCATGTGCTGAGCCTCACCAAGACACAATCGGCCTTCGTTCAGTTTGCTATTTTTGGCGCTTATTTTGTGATGGGTATCCCCGCCGGACTGTTCATGAAACGGTTCGGTTATAAAAACGGGGTGTTGTTGGGTCTTTCGCTGTTTGCTGCGGGTTCGTTCCTGTTTGTTCCGGCGGCAGCCGCGGCTTCGTTTACCTATTTCGGCATTGCTCTCTTCATCCTGGGCTGTGGCATTTCAACGCTCGAAACGGTAGCGCACCCCTTTGTGGCGTCCCTTGGCGACCAACGGACCAGTGACCAGCGCATTAATTTTGCGCAGGCGTTCAATGCTTTGGGTGCCATCATCGGACCGGCGATCGGCTCCTATTTTCTGCTGCGAAACAACACCGAAGGAAGTACGGATCTGACGTCCGTTAAGACGCTGTATATCGTTATTGGTAGTGTTATTGCGACCATCGCCATCCTGTTTTCATTCGTAAAAGTACCGGCTCTGACGGACCCACATGCAGCCGTAGCTGATCCCGAGGCTGCCAATGTTGACGTTGAACCGGGCAAATCGTTGTTCGCGCACAAGCACTTCATATGGGCCGTAATCGCTCAGTTTTTCAATGTGGCCGCGCAGGGTGGAACCTGGGCATTTTTTATCAATTACGGTCACGAGAAAATGGGTTTCACAGATGAACTGGCGGGTCGCTACATGATCCTGTTCATGGCCCTGATGCTGGCCGGACGGTTCGTGGGTACGTTCCTGATGCGGGTTATTGCGCCCCATTCCTTACTGGCAATTTTTGCCGCCTGCAACGTGGTGATGTGTCTGATCATTACGCAGAGCTTTGGCTGGCCTTCCTTCATCGCGTTACTGATGCTCAATTTCTTTTTCAGCATCATGTTCCCCACCATTTTCAGCTTAGGACTGAAAAATCTCGGTGCCCATACGCAGCAGGCGTCTTCGTTTATTTCAATGGGCGTTGTTGGTGGAGCTATTTTCCCATTTTTGATGGGCCTTGCCGCGGAGAAAGATGTTGCCAATGCCTATTACCTGCCCATCATCTGTTACGCGGTCATTTTCCTGTTCGGCGCGAAGTTCTACAAGGTGAAGTGA
- a CDS encoding beta-galactosidase — MHKLDYLLLSAFLLIAGTVMAQSSAQKKLLFGVAYYDEYMPYERLEKDVAMMNESGINVVRIAESTWSTVEPQDGVFDFSHIDRVLNAMHKGGIQVIIGTPTYAVPTWLVRKYPDVLAITPTGPNRYGPRQNMDISNKNFRIHAERVIRKIMEHVKDHPAIIGYQVDNETKAYNTAGPAVQQLFVEYMKTKFSSLDKLNKAFGLDYWSNRINSWDDFPSAVGTVNASLSSEFARFQRQLVTDYLAWQAKIVNEYKKPGQFVTQNFDLDWRGYSYGLQTEVDHFAAAKAMDIAGIDIYHPTQGQLTGAEISLGGDVARSMKGGKNYLVIETEAQGFPQWVPYPGQLRLQAFSHLASGANMLEYWHWHSIHNSAETYWKGLLSHDFEPNPTYTEAQTIGRDFARLSNKLVNLKKTNQVAILASSEAQTAFNAFSFGWGAKEKWNDIARPIYDALYRMNVSVDFADPSTSNLEAYKVLIVPALYAASDSLLERLNRFVKNGGHVYYTFKSGFSDEYVKVRTTRQPGIIQEACGMTYSQFTIPDQVTLKGDPFKVGAADNIVKTWMELVTPTTAKVLAYYEHPVWGTYAAITQNDFGKGTATYVGCLTSNAVTEKVLENVIRKAGIWGADQATRFPLITKSGVNQQGNMIHYYFNYSATPGTITYPYKTGKELLSNETVQSNKSVTLEPWGMAIIEESR, encoded by the coding sequence ATGCACAAACTGGATTATTTGCTCCTATCGGCCTTTTTGCTGATTGCAGGCACGGTCATGGCCCAGTCATCGGCCCAGAAAAAACTACTGTTCGGGGTGGCCTATTACGATGAATACATGCCCTACGAACGGCTGGAGAAAGACGTAGCGATGATGAACGAGTCGGGCATCAACGTGGTCCGTATTGCTGAATCGACCTGGAGTACCGTTGAACCTCAGGATGGTGTATTCGATTTTTCGCACATCGACCGGGTATTGAATGCGATGCACAAGGGCGGCATTCAGGTCATTATTGGAACGCCCACGTACGCCGTACCGACCTGGCTGGTTCGTAAATACCCGGATGTTTTGGCCATTACGCCCACTGGGCCGAACCGGTACGGGCCTCGCCAGAACATGGACATTTCGAACAAAAATTTTCGTATCCATGCCGAACGGGTCATCCGAAAAATCATGGAACACGTCAAAGACCATCCCGCCATTATTGGTTATCAGGTCGATAACGAAACGAAGGCGTATAACACCGCCGGGCCAGCCGTTCAGCAGCTTTTTGTCGAGTATATGAAAACGAAATTTTCGTCGCTGGACAAACTCAATAAAGCGTTCGGGCTCGATTACTGGAGCAATCGGATCAATAGCTGGGACGATTTTCCGTCGGCGGTTGGTACGGTGAACGCGAGTCTAAGTTCGGAATTCGCCCGTTTTCAGCGCCAACTCGTGACCGATTACTTGGCCTGGCAGGCGAAAATTGTTAACGAATACAAAAAGCCCGGCCAGTTCGTAACGCAGAATTTCGACCTCGACTGGCGTGGTTATTCCTATGGTCTTCAGACGGAGGTCGATCATTTTGCCGCTGCCAAAGCTATGGATATTGCCGGTATCGACATCTACCATCCGACCCAGGGCCAACTCACCGGAGCCGAAATTTCGCTCGGTGGCGATGTAGCCCGGTCAATGAAAGGGGGAAAAAATTACCTTGTCATCGAGACCGAAGCACAGGGGTTTCCGCAGTGGGTGCCTTACCCCGGTCAGTTGCGGCTACAGGCGTTCAGCCATCTGGCGTCGGGGGCCAATATGCTTGAATACTGGCACTGGCATTCGATTCATAACTCGGCGGAAACCTACTGGAAAGGGCTGTTGAGCCACGATTTCGAACCGAATCCGACCTATACTGAAGCGCAGACCATCGGACGTGATTTCGCCCGGCTAAGCAATAAGCTGGTCAATCTCAAAAAGACCAATCAGGTCGCTATCCTGGCCAGCAGTGAAGCGCAAACGGCTTTCAATGCGTTCAGTTTCGGTTGGGGGGCTAAAGAAAAGTGGAACGACATTGCCCGTCCTATCTACGACGCCCTGTATCGAATGAACGTCAGCGTTGATTTTGCTGATCCATCGACGTCAAACCTGGAAGCGTATAAAGTGTTGATTGTACCCGCCCTCTATGCCGCATCCGATTCGCTGCTGGAACGCTTGAATCGCTTCGTGAAAAATGGCGGCCATGTGTACTATACGTTCAAAAGCGGCTTTTCGGATGAGTACGTAAAAGTCCGGACAACTCGTCAGCCGGGCATCATTCAGGAAGCGTGCGGTATGACCTACAGCCAATTTACGATTCCCGACCAGGTTACGCTCAAAGGGGATCCGTTCAAGGTTGGCGCGGCTGATAACATCGTAAAAACGTGGATGGAATTAGTAACACCAACTACAGCGAAGGTACTTGCCTATTACGAGCATCCGGTTTGGGGAACGTACGCAGCCATAACGCAGAACGACTTCGGAAAGGGTACGGCAACATACGTCGGTTGCCTGACCAGCAACGCCGTTACGGAAAAAGTGCTTGAAAATGTGATCAGGAAAGCGGGTATATGGGGTGCTGACCAGGCTACCCGGTTCCCGCTCATTACCAAATCCGGCGTCAATCAGCAGGGCAACATGATTCATTACTATTTCAACTACTCGGCTACACCCGGCACCATAACTTATCCGTACAAGACTGGTAAAGAACTCCTGTCGAATGAGACTGTTCAATCAAATAAGTCCGTCACGCTCGAACCCTGGGGCATGGCGATTATCGAAGAAAGCCGATAG
- a CDS encoding slipin family protein translates to MKTVRIQAQQIGLVFKQGGFQKKLSAGNHWLWSNETVYVYNRGELLKNPPCDLALLLEYPAVAAELDVVEVKENEIALQYDRVAGSMGLFQTVLPKGRWAYWKGVKQYDYIKADLSQLDIPATINLVSLMPQPLSAYVRTFTVESHEKGILFIDWKFDRVLTAGTYHWWKNNTPVQVLKVDTRQQQMEVSGQEILTKDKASLRLSFYVQYHVQDVIKALVDNKEYDKQLYVSIQLALRDYVGSLTLDELLEKKGELAPFVIKTTADKAAELGVELRNGGVRDIILPGDMRDIMNQVLMAEKKAQANTIMRREETASTRSLLNTAKLMEDNEMLWKLKEMEYVEKIADKISSISVSNDGSMVDQLKQLFVRGRGQTT, encoded by the coding sequence ATGAAAACGGTACGCATCCAGGCCCAGCAAATTGGGTTGGTATTTAAACAGGGTGGCTTTCAAAAGAAGCTATCGGCAGGTAACCATTGGCTTTGGTCGAATGAAACTGTTTATGTCTACAATCGGGGTGAGCTGTTAAAGAATCCGCCCTGCGATCTGGCTCTGTTGCTGGAATACCCGGCTGTAGCCGCTGAACTTGATGTGGTTGAGGTGAAGGAAAATGAAATTGCGCTCCAGTACGACCGGGTAGCCGGATCGATGGGACTTTTTCAGACGGTCCTGCCTAAAGGTCGCTGGGCGTACTGGAAAGGTGTTAAACAGTACGACTACATCAAGGCTGATCTAAGCCAGCTCGACATTCCGGCTACCATCAATCTGGTATCGCTGATGCCTCAGCCGTTATCGGCCTATGTGCGCACCTTTACCGTCGAGTCCCACGAGAAAGGTATCCTGTTCATCGACTGGAAATTCGACCGGGTCCTGACCGCTGGTACGTATCACTGGTGGAAAAACAACACGCCCGTTCAGGTGCTGAAAGTCGATACGCGCCAGCAGCAGATGGAAGTCTCCGGACAGGAAATTCTGACGAAAGACAAAGCGTCGCTGCGCCTGAGCTTTTACGTGCAGTATCATGTGCAGGATGTGATCAAAGCGCTGGTCGATAATAAGGAGTACGACAAGCAGTTGTACGTGTCGATTCAGCTGGCCTTGCGCGACTATGTTGGCAGCCTGACACTCGACGAGCTTCTGGAGAAGAAAGGAGAACTGGCCCCGTTCGTGATAAAGACCACCGCCGATAAAGCCGCTGAACTGGGTGTCGAGCTGCGCAACGGTGGCGTTCGGGACATCATTCTGCCGGGTGATATGCGCGATATCATGAACCAGGTACTTATGGCCGAAAAGAAAGCGCAGGCCAACACCATCATGCGTCGGGAGGAAACCGCGTCGACCCGCAGTCTGCTGAACACGGCGAAGTTGATGGAAGATAACGAGATGCTCTGGAAATTGAAGGAGATGGAATACGTCGAAAAAATCGCGGATAAGATCAGTTCGATTTCCGTCTCGAACGACGGGTCCATGGTCGATCAGCTGAAACAGCTGTTCGTTCGTGGGAGAGGTCAGACTACCTAA
- a CDS encoding helix-turn-helix transcriptional regulator has translation MPSNRNALVRYKTLDACLRNRQRKWTLNDLIETVSDALYEYEGVTKGISRRTVQADLQMMRSDKLGYFAPIVVIDKKYYTYDDPTYSITNIPLTDGDLSRMNEAVTILKQFKGFSHFTALNEVVQKLEDHVYSTAQKSASVIDFEKNEQLKGLHYLDELYQAVIQKRALRVQYQSFLARLPQTFTFHVWWLKEFKNRWFAVGARDKKRYIMNLALDRMLSITLAPDVDYIPNRTIDPDAYYRNVIGVSVSETVRPVQVRLFVSHLHAPYVETKPFHHSQQVLERAAEGIVIQLDVQHNLELEREILGFAEGIQVLEPERLRRVIQKRLEAGLTAYRDANPGLPVVE, from the coding sequence ATGCCCTCTAACCGAAACGCTCTCGTTCGCTACAAAACGCTGGATGCGTGTCTGCGCAATCGTCAGCGAAAGTGGACGCTCAACGACCTGATCGAAACCGTCTCCGATGCCCTGTATGAATACGAAGGCGTCACCAAGGGCATCAGCCGACGCACGGTTCAGGCCGATCTTCAGATGATGCGGAGCGACAAGCTGGGCTATTTTGCGCCCATCGTCGTGATCGACAAAAAATACTACACCTACGACGATCCCACCTATAGCATTACCAACATTCCCCTGACGGATGGTGATTTGTCGCGAATGAATGAGGCCGTTACCATTTTAAAGCAATTCAAAGGCTTCTCACATTTTACGGCACTCAATGAAGTCGTGCAGAAACTGGAAGATCACGTGTATTCGACGGCGCAAAAATCAGCGTCGGTGATTGACTTCGAAAAGAACGAGCAACTGAAGGGACTGCATTATCTGGACGAACTGTACCAGGCCGTCATTCAAAAGCGGGCCCTGCGGGTTCAGTATCAATCCTTTTTGGCGCGGCTTCCGCAAACGTTCACCTTTCATGTCTGGTGGTTGAAAGAGTTTAAGAACCGCTGGTTTGCCGTGGGTGCGCGCGACAAAAAAAGATACATTATGAATCTGGCGCTGGATCGGATGCTATCGATAACGCTGGCCCCTGATGTCGACTATATACCCAACCGGACGATTGATCCTGATGCTTACTACCGCAACGTGATAGGCGTATCGGTCAGCGAAACTGTACGTCCTGTTCAAGTCAGGTTATTCGTTAGTCACTTGCACGCGCCCTACGTGGAGACGAAGCCCTTTCATCACTCGCAGCAGGTGCTGGAGCGAGCAGCAGAAGGCATTGTCATACAACTGGATGTACAACATAATTTAGAGTTGGAACGAGAAATTCTGGGGTTTGCCGAGGGTATTCAAGTCCTCGAACCCGAACGACTTCGCCGGGTTATCCAAAAACGATTAGAGGCTGGTTTGACTGCCTATCGGGATGCAAACCCCGGCTTACCGGTAGTGGAATGA
- a CDS encoding TetR/AcrR family transcriptional regulator — MGILERRLRQKVEVKTSILQAAWQLVLEEGWQALSIRKIADAIEYSVPVIYSHFENKDAILTEFTKEGFRLLTEEVRRQRDTRQDASQQLEAIAQGYWDFAFANKEFYQLMFGLGIPRCEEVSQVSEMQQFSDVLISVIQEAIRTSRHPDVDSFLKFHTYWSILHGLVSIQMIDQKAGANPWSKLVLQDAISGFIKSING, encoded by the coding sequence ATGGGAATTCTTGAGCGTCGGTTACGGCAGAAAGTAGAAGTAAAAACCAGCATCTTACAGGCAGCGTGGCAACTGGTTCTGGAGGAAGGCTGGCAGGCGCTTTCGATCCGTAAGATTGCCGATGCCATCGAGTATAGCGTCCCCGTGATCTACAGTCACTTCGAAAACAAAGACGCTATTCTGACGGAGTTTACCAAAGAAGGGTTCCGTCTTTTGACCGAAGAAGTACGTCGGCAACGTGATACCCGGCAGGATGCCAGTCAGCAACTGGAAGCCATTGCGCAGGGTTACTGGGACTTTGCCTTTGCCAATAAGGAGTTTTACCAGCTTATGTTTGGGCTTGGTATACCCCGTTGCGAAGAGGTTAGTCAGGTTTCTGAAATGCAGCAGTTTTCGGACGTGCTGATCTCGGTCATTCAGGAAGCGATCCGAACCAGCCGACACCCCGACGTTGATTCGTTTCTGAAGTTTCACACCTACTGGTCTATCCTGCACGGATTGGTTTCCATTCAGATGATCGACCAAAAGGCAGGCGCCAACCCCTGGAGCAAACTGGTATTGCAGGACGCCATCAGTGGGTTCATTAAGTCGATAAACGGCTAA
- a CDS encoding pirin family protein, protein MLHVTRIHKADYAPISDLVTYRALPTANVSMIDPFLFLNHHGPQVYEPNNHGLPFGPHPHRGMETVTFILDGDISHKDSGGHESVITAGGVQWMTAGRGLIHAETSSDAFQKNGGKLEILQLWLNLPARLKMTPPFYKGLQREEIPSVTLDGGNVTVNLIAGDWDGQKAAFNSETGVHLNTIYAKAGGRLTVTIPQDHHIFFYVIKGNLTANGTKVDALKLAEFNQDGDTLTITADTDSILLLGHAKPLDEPVVAQGPFVMNTQQEIQEAYADYRQGKFGTWTH, encoded by the coding sequence ATGTTACACGTAACAAGAATCCATAAGGCAGACTACGCACCAATCAGTGATCTGGTCACGTACCGGGCCCTTCCTACGGCGAATGTCAGTATGATCGATCCCTTTCTGTTCCTGAACCATCACGGTCCTCAGGTATACGAACCAAACAACCACGGCCTTCCGTTCGGCCCCCATCCACACCGGGGGATGGAAACGGTGACGTTTATCCTCGACGGCGATATTTCACACAAAGACAGCGGTGGTCACGAAAGCGTTATCACGGCGGGCGGTGTCCAGTGGATGACGGCTGGACGGGGGCTGATTCATGCCGAAACGTCTTCCGATGCGTTCCAGAAAAATGGCGGTAAGCTGGAAATTCTACAATTGTGGCTAAACCTGCCCGCCCGGCTGAAAATGACACCCCCCTTTTACAAAGGGCTACAACGCGAAGAAATTCCAAGTGTGACGCTGGACGGGGGCAACGTTACCGTCAACCTCATTGCGGGCGACTGGGATGGACAAAAAGCGGCTTTCAACTCCGAAACCGGCGTTCATCTGAATACCATCTACGCCAAGGCGGGTGGCCGTTTAACCGTCACGATTCCGCAGGATCACCACATTTTCTTCTACGTCATCAAGGGTAATCTAACGGCGAATGGAACCAAGGTCGATGCGCTGAAACTGGCCGAGTTCAATCAAGATGGCGATACGTTGACGATCACCGCCGATACCGACAGTATTCTGCTGCTGGGCCACGCGAAACCGCTGGACGAACCCGTCGTTGCGCAAGGTCCTTTCGTAATGAATACCCAACAGGAAATCCAGGAAGCCTACGCCGATTATCGGCAGGGCAAATTCGGCACCTGGACTCACTAA
- a CDS encoding YceI family protein encodes MATTKWVVDPMHSEVQFKIKHLVISTVTGTFRQFEGGATTEHDDFDGAEVHFSLDVASVDTNQEMRDTHLKSAEFFEADTYPTITFKSTSFKKIDDDEYTLTGDLTMKGITKPVSLKAEYGGTAKDGYGNQKLGFEVTGKINRKEFGLTYNALTETGGLALGEDIKLIANIQLSQAA; translated from the coding sequence ATGGCAACCACAAAATGGGTCGTTGACCCAATGCACTCCGAAGTACAGTTTAAAATCAAGCACCTGGTTATCTCGACCGTGACGGGCACATTCCGTCAGTTTGAAGGCGGTGCAACAACCGAGCATGACGATTTCGACGGGGCCGAAGTTCACTTTTCACTGGACGTAGCCAGTGTCGATACCAATCAGGAAATGCGGGATACGCACTTGAAGTCGGCTGAGTTTTTCGAGGCAGATACCTATCCGACGATCACGTTCAAATCGACTTCGTTCAAGAAGATAGACGATGATGAATACACGCTGACGGGCGATTTGACCATGAAGGGCATCACCAAACCCGTGTCGCTTAAAGCCGAATACGGTGGAACGGCCAAGGACGGATACGGCAATCAGAAACTTGGTTTTGAAGTAACCGGAAAGATCAACCGCAAAGAATTTGGCCTCACCTACAACGCGCTGACCGAAACGGGTGGCCTTGCCTTGGGCGAAGACATTAAGCTGATCGCGAATATCCAGTTGTCACAGGCAGCCTAA
- a CDS encoding DsbA family oxidoreductase has protein sequence MDVEIWSDVMCPFCYIGKRKFEHALDQFAHKAQVNVVWKSFQLNPDMKTEPGKTINQYLADIKGWSLDEAKRMNDRVTAMASEVGLTYDFDKAVVANSWDAHRLIQLAKQHNLGDAVEERLFRAYFTEGRDTSDQATLLELGTEIGIPTTDIEQMLQSNQFAEAVAHDIDEAQQVGARGVPFFVLNRQYAVSGAQQPETFLGALETAWSAWEKANPVVTQPSTDGPACTPGEAC, from the coding sequence ATGGACGTAGAAATCTGGAGCGATGTCATGTGCCCGTTCTGTTACATCGGTAAACGGAAATTTGAGCACGCCCTTGACCAATTTGCGCATAAAGCGCAGGTGAACGTTGTCTGGAAAAGCTTTCAGCTGAATCCGGACATGAAAACGGAGCCGGGCAAAACCATCAATCAGTATCTGGCCGACATAAAAGGCTGGAGTCTGGACGAAGCCAAACGCATGAACGACCGCGTGACGGCAATGGCGAGTGAAGTGGGGCTGACCTACGACTTCGATAAAGCGGTTGTCGCGAATTCGTGGGATGCTCACCGGCTCATCCAGCTGGCGAAACAGCATAATCTGGGCGATGCCGTCGAAGAACGACTGTTTCGGGCCTACTTTACCGAGGGTCGCGACACATCCGATCAAGCCACGCTACTTGAACTGGGCACAGAAATTGGCATTCCCACTACGGATATCGAACAGATGCTGCAAAGCAATCAGTTTGCCGAGGCCGTTGCGCATGACATCGACGAAGCGCAGCAGGTCGGGGCGCGGGGCGTTCCGTTCTTCGTGCTGAACCGTCAGTATGCCGTTTCGGGTGCTCAACAGCCCGAGACATTCTTAGGTGCGCTTGAAACGGCCTGGTCGGCATGGGAAAAAGCCAACCCAGTCGTAACCCAGCCGTCAACCGACGGACCCGCCTGTACCCCCGGCGAAGCCTGTTAA
- a CDS encoding NAD(P)H-dependent oxidoreductase, protein MELLDAMNWRYAAKKMNGQIVPTEKVDTILESIRLSASSVGLQPYDVILISNHELKGKIHELACPQPQIVEGSHLLVFAYWTNVDAAKIDTYMQLIADTRHVSVESLTPFADSVKGGLLSKTPEDLAVWASRQAYIGLGSALIAAATEHVDATPIEGFNADALDKILDLPAKGLRSVALMALGYRDEEKDFLSKAPKVRRSRNDFFTELA, encoded by the coding sequence GTGGAATTACTCGATGCAATGAACTGGCGGTACGCTGCAAAAAAAATGAATGGTCAGATCGTACCGACCGAAAAAGTAGATACCATTCTGGAATCAATCCGGTTATCGGCTTCATCAGTAGGCTTGCAGCCGTACGACGTAATCCTGATCAGCAATCACGAGCTAAAAGGTAAAATTCACGAGCTAGCCTGTCCACAGCCGCAAATCGTCGAAGGCTCACACCTGCTGGTTTTTGCCTACTGGACAAACGTAGACGCGGCCAAGATCGACACCTATATGCAGCTGATTGCCGATACGCGCCATGTTTCCGTCGAATCGCTGACGCCCTTTGCTGATTCAGTTAAAGGTGGTCTTCTGAGCAAAACACCTGAGGATCTGGCCGTATGGGCATCTCGTCAGGCGTATATTGGCCTGGGATCAGCCTTGATCGCGGCAGCCACCGAACACGTTGACGCTACGCCAATAGAAGGGTTCAACGCAGATGCTCTCGACAAAATTCTGGATTTACCCGCCAAAGGGTTGCGCAGTGTAGCCCTTATGGCGCTGGGTTACCGGGACGAGGAAAAAGATTTTCTGTCAAAAGCACCCAAAGTACGCCGTTCCAGAAACGATTTTTTTACCGAGCTGGCGTAA